From a region of the Takifugu flavidus isolate HTHZ2018 chromosome 20, ASM371156v2, whole genome shotgun sequence genome:
- the LOC130517131 gene encoding neuropeptide FF receptor 2-like translates to MLGRCSSPSTCQHIPPESNWCRLTHLVTISISTGRSLADGLSSVSSTATQGPEHVYDRGREDLLSHGRAPSLTFNSKSRTMNLTVNGTSVGNPSTQQNITYVDFYLHKPPVAAVFTISYLLIFLVCMVGNGVVCFIVVRSKNMRTVTNLFILNLAISDLLVGIFCMPTTLVDNIITGWPFGSVVCKISGMVQGISVSASVFTLVAIAVDRFRCIVYPFKQKLTIANSKLIIVIIWVLAVFIMCPSGVMLQVTKEQMVRIIIGEDNDSRPFYWCRENWPSQEMRKVYTTVLFTNIYLAPLSLIVIMYARIGFTLSKSIAPFARGSGNASQEGVSNHKSTGEGRHTTSRKKTRVIVMLVVVALLFILSWLPLWTLMMLSDYASLTEHQHRVINIYVYPFAHWLAFFNSSINPIIYGFFNENFRRGFQAAFKFQLCSSNSERKLAYSLRIRGRAMSPVQPVTFRRSGSRLRSRLERTRKDSSQEEGERKEQGLILEELEKVSSI, encoded by the exons ATGCTGGGGAGATGCAGCTCCCCCAGCACATGTCAGCACATCCCTCCTGAGTCCAACTGGTGTCGTCTCACTCATCTGGTAACAATCAGCATCTCCACCGGCAGGAGCCTGGCAGACGGTCTGAGCTCCGTCAGCAGCACAGCCACACAGGGACCAGAGCATGTCTACGACAGGGGAAGGGAGGATCTTCTCTCACATGGACGCGCGCCGTCGCTAACATTCAACTCTAAG AGCAGAACCATGAATCTAACTGTCAACGGCACCTCGGTCGGAAACCCGTCGACCCAGCAGAACATCACCTATGTGGATTTTTACCTCCACAAGCCGCCTGTGGCCGCAGTCTTCACCATCTCCTACCTCCTCATTTTCCTGGTGTGCATGGTGGGAAACGGCGTGGTGTGTTTCATCGTGGTGCGCAGCAAAAACATGCGCACGGTCACCAATCTGTTCATTCTCAACCTCGCTATCAGCGACCTGTTGGTCGGCATCTTCTGCATGCCAACAACCCTGGTGGACAACATCATAACAG GGTGGCCATTTGGCAGCGTGGTGTGTAAAATAAGCGGTATGGTTCAAGGAATATCCGTGTCAGCATCTGTGTTCACGCTTGTGGCGATAGCTGTcgacag GTTCCGCTGCATTGTCTACCCTTTCAAGCAGAAACTCACCATCGCCAACTCCAAGCTCATCATTGTCATTATATGGGTGCTGGCCGTGTTCATCATGTGTCCCTCTGGAGTCATGCTACAGGTCACAAAGGAGCAGATGGTACGAATAATCATCGGCGAGGACAACGACTCGCGCCCCTTCTACTGGTGCAGAGAAAACTGGCCCAGTCAGGAGATGCGAAAGGTCTACACCACCGTCCTCTTCACTAACATCTACCTTGCCCCTCTCAGCCTCATCGTCATCATGTATGCCCGCATTGGCTTCACCCTCTCCAAGAGCATCGCCCCTTTTGCAAGAGGGAGCGGGAACGCTTCTCAGGAAGGTGTCAGCAACCACAAATCGACCGGAGAGGGGCGCCACACAACATCAAGGAAGAAGACCAGGGTGATCGTGATGCTTGTGGTTGTGgcgctgctcttcatcttatcCTGGCTCCCTCTGTGGACCCTGATGATGCTCAGCGACTATGCCAGCCTGACGGAGCACCAGCATCGGGTCATTAACATTTATGTTTATCCATTTGCCCACTGGTTGGCCTttttcaacagcagcatcaatcCCATCATTTACGGTTTCTTCAATGAAAACTTCCGCAGAGGCTTTCAGGCTGCCTTCAAGTTCCAGCTGTGCTCGTCCAACAGTGAGCGCAAACTGGCCTATTCCCTCCGTATCCGGGGGCGCGCCATGAGCCCGGTCCAGCCCGTGACCTTTCGTAGATCAGGCTCAAGACTGAGATCAAGGTTGGAGAGGACCAGGAAGGACTCAAGTCAGGAAGAAGGTGAAAGGAAAGAACAGGGTCTCattctggaggagctggaaaaggtgTCCTCAATTTAG
- the slc4a4b gene encoding electrogenic sodium bicarbonate cotransporter 1 isoform X1, with amino-acid sequence MSNEKKVEDEAVLDRGAAFVKHICDEEEVEGHHTVYIGVHVPKSFHRRRRHRRKSSHKEKRERAEHSTEGYKSDVDESNANILKPLISPAERIRFILGEEDDGPPPPQLFTELDELLAVDGQEMEWKETARWIKFEEKVEKGGERWSKPHVATLSLHSLMELKMCIEKGTIMLDLEATTLPQVVETIIDSHVESGQLKADLKEKVMYTLLRKHRHQTKKSNLRSLADIGKSVSSASRLFSNQENARSPLEQPVPFLTPQDSEEPCEVTRSSSTGHLCSPTTAHRNLTSNSLGDFSDKPEKDQLKNKFMKKLPRDAEASNVLVGEVDFLENPFVAFVRLQQAVMLGALTEVPVPTRFLFILLGPKGKAKSYHEIGRAIATLMSDEVFHDIAYKAKNRQDLLAGIEEFLDEVIVLPPGEWDPDIRIEPPKSLPSSDKRKNMYAGVEAPQMNGDTQHDAGHGAAGGGGGGGHQVGEELQHTGKFCGGLVLDVKRKLPFFASDFYDALHIQALSTILFIYLGTVTNAITFGGLLGDATENMQGVLESFVGTALTGAVFCLLAGQPLTILSSTGPVLVFERLLFNFSKDNGFDYLEFRLWIGLWSGLFCLVLVATDASFLVQYFTRFTEEGFSALISFIFIYDAFKKMIKLGHKNPINTQYDPNLVTHYDCHCMPGNSSLLSDLPPWENSTDVSENATWATLSRDQCLKYGGALVGDACGFVPDITLMSFILFFGTYACSMALKQFKTSRFFPTTVRKLISDFAIILTILVFCGVDALVGVNTPKLIVPSEFKPTSPHRGWFVPPFGGNPWWVYLAAALPALLVTILIFMDQQITAVIVNRKEHKLKKGAGYHLDLFWVAILMIICSFMGLPWYVAATVISIAHIDSLKMETQTSAPGEQPKFLGVREQRVTGIFVFILTGLSVFMAPILKFIPMPVLYGVFLYMGVASLNGVQFMDRLKLLLMPAKHQPDLIYLRHVPQRRIHLFTFIQGLCLALLWILKSTVAAIIFPVMILALVAVRKAMDYLFSQHDLSYLDDVIPEKDKKKKEDEKKKKQKKKGSIDSEIDFSDYPYHENIPTIKISMDMMEQEPMLGDKCLHRDDSQTFLNAHSPC; translated from the exons tttctcctgctgagaGGATAAGATTCATCCTAGGAGAGGAGGACGATGGCCCCCCGCCGCCTCAGCTCTTCACCGAGCTGGACGAACTGCTGGCTGTGGACGGGCAGGAGATGGAGTGGAAGGAAACAGCCAG ATGGATCAAGTtcgaggagaaggtggagaagggTGGCGAGCGCTGGAGCAAGCCTCACGTGGCCACGCTGTCGTTGCACAGCTTGATGGAGCTTAAAATGTGCATCGAGAAGGGTACCATCATGCTGGACCTGGAGGCCACCACGCTACCGCAGGTCGTTG AGACCATCATCGACAGCCACGTCGAGAGCGGGCAGTTGAAAGCCGACCTGAAGGAGAAGGTCATGTACACGCTGTTGCGGAAGCATCGCCACCAAACCAAGAAGTCCAACCTGCGCTCCCTCGCCGACATCGGCAAGAGCGTGTCCAGCGCGAGTCGACTGTTCTCCAACCAAGAGAATG CGCGTAGCCCCCTAGAGCAGCCCGTGCCTTTTTTAACCCCTCAAGACTCAGAGGAACCATGTGAGGTCACGAGAAGCTCCAGCACGGGACACCTCT GTAGCCCAACCACCGCCCACCGGAACCTCACCTCCAACAGCCTGGGTGACTTTTCTGACAAACCAGAGAAAGATCAG CTGAAGAATAAATTCATGAAAAAGCTGCCACGAGATGCAGAGGCCTCAAACGTCCTGGTCGGCGAGGTCGACTTCCTGGAGAACCCCTTTGTGGCGTTTGTGCGTCTGCAGCAGGCGGTCATGTTGGGGGCTCTGACTGAGGTTCCCGTGCCAACGAG ATTCCTCTTTATCCTGCTGGGGCCGAAGGGGAAAGCTAAGTCCTATCATGAAATCGGAAGAGCCATCGCCACCCTGATGTCAGACGAG GTCTTCCATGATATTGCCTACAAAGCCAAGAACAGACAGGACCTGCTGGCGGGCATTGAAGAGTTCCTGGATGAGGTCATCGTCCTCCCCCCTGGAGAATGGGACCCTGACATCAGGATAGAGCCGCCCAAGTCGCTGCCGTCCTCAGACAAGAG GAAGAACATGTACGCTGGAGTGGAGGCGCCACAGATGAATGGCGACACACAACACGACGCGGGACACGGtgcagcggggggagggggcggcggcggGCACCAGGTTGGAGAGGAGCTTCAGCACACTGGGAA GTTCTGCGGCGGGCTCGTCCTTGACGTCAAGCGGAAGCTGCCGTTTTTTGCCAGCGACTTCTACGACGCGCTCCACATCCAAGCTCTCTCCACCATCCTGTTCATCTACCTTGGCACGGTCACCAACGCCATCACCTTTGGAGGCTTACTCGGGGACGCCACGGAAAACATGCAG GGAGTGCTGGAAAGCTTCGTGGGCACGGCTCTGACGGGGGCAGTGTTCTGCCTGCTCGCCGGGCAGCCGCTGACCATTCTCAGCAGCACGGGCCCGGTTCTCGTCTTCGAAAGGCTTCTCTTTAATTTTAGCAA AGACAACGGGTTCGACTACCTCGAGTTCCGGCTGTGGATCGGCCTGTGGTCGGGCTTGTTCTGCCTGGTGCTCGTCGCCACGGACGCCAGCTTCCTGGTGCAGTACTTCACGCGCTTCACAGAAGAGGGCTTCTCCGCTCTCATCAGCTTTATCTTCATCTACGACGCTTTCAAAAAGATGATAAAGCTGGGCCATAAGAATCCCATAAACACCCAGTACGACCCCAACCTCGTCACTCACTACGACTGCCACTGCATGCCTG GCAACTCCTCATTACTCTCCGATCTCCCTCCCTGGGAAAACAGCACAGATGTG TCGGAGAATGCCACCTGGGCTACTCTGTCCAGGGATCAGTGTCTCAAGTATGGGGGGGCTCTGGTGGGAGACGCCTGTGGTTTTGTGCCTGACATCACCCTGATGTCCTTCATTTTGTTCTTTGGAACTTACGCCTGCTCCATGGCTCTGAAGCAGTTCAAGACGAGCCGATTCTTCCCCACAACG GTGAGGAAGCTGATCAGCGACTTTGCCATCATCTTGACCATTTTGGTCTTCTGTGGCGTGGATGCCTTGGTCGGTGTGAACACTCCGAAGCTCATTGTGCCAAGTGAATTCAAG CCTACAAGTCCACATAGGGGCTGGTTCGTCCCACCTTTTGGTGGGAACCCCTGGTGGGTTTACCTGgctgctgcacttcctgcaCTCCTGGTCACCATTCTGATATTTATGGATCAGCAAATCACTGCGGTGATTGTCAACAGGAAGGAGCACAAACTCAAG aAAGGGGCAGGCTATCACTTGGACCTTTTCTGGGTGGCCATCCTCATGATTATCTGCTCTTTCATGGGCCTTCCCTGGTACGTGGCTGCTACTGTCATCTCCATTGCCCACATCGACTCACTGAAGATGGAGACGCAGACGTCGGCACCCGGAGAGCAGCCTAAATTCCTTGGTGTGAG ggaACAAAGAGTCACTGGAATTTTTGTTTTCATACTGACGGGACTCTCTGTCTTCATGGCCCCCATCTTAAAG TTCATTCCTATGCCTGTCCTCTATGGCGTGTTCCTCTACATGGGTGTGGCTTCACTCAATGGAGTTCAG TTTATGGACcgtctgaagctgctcctgatGCCAGCCAAACACCAGCCTGACCTGATCTACCTGCGGCACGTCCCCCAGAGACGTATCCACCTCTTCACCTTTATCCAGGGCCTGTGTTTGGCTCTCCTGTGGATCCTCAAGTCCACAGTGGCTGCCATCATCTTCCCCGTTATG attTTGGCGTTGGTTGCCGTACGTAAGGCGATGGACTACTTGTTCTCCCAACATGACCTCAGCTACCTGGACGACGTCATCCCtgagaaggacaagaagaagaaggaggatgagaagaaaaagaaacagaagaagaagggaaGCATCGACAGCGAGATTGACTTT TCCGACTATCCCTACCATGAAAATATCCCCACTATAAAAATCTCTATGGATATGATGGAGCAGGAACCCATGTTGGGGGATAAATGTTTGCATA gaGATGACTCGCAGACTTTCCTTAATGCCCATTCGCCGTGCTGA
- the slc4a4b gene encoding electrogenic sodium bicarbonate cotransporter 1 isoform X2 encodes MSNEKKVEDEAVLDRGAAFVKHICDEEEVEGHHTVYIGVHVPKSFHRRRRHRRKSSHKEKRERAEHSTEGYKSDVDESNANILKPLISPAERIRFILGEEDDGPPPPQLFTELDELLAVDGQEMEWKETARWIKFEEKVEKGGERWSKPHVATLSLHSLMELKMCIEKGTIMLDLEATTLPQVVETIIDSHVESGQLKADLKEKVMYTLLRKHRHQTKKSNLRSLADIGKSVSSASRLFSNQENGSPTTAHRNLTSNSLGDFSDKPEKDQLKNKFMKKLPRDAEASNVLVGEVDFLENPFVAFVRLQQAVMLGALTEVPVPTRFLFILLGPKGKAKSYHEIGRAIATLMSDEVFHDIAYKAKNRQDLLAGIEEFLDEVIVLPPGEWDPDIRIEPPKSLPSSDKRKNMYAGVEAPQMNGDTQHDAGHGAAGGGGGGGHQVGEELQHTGKFCGGLVLDVKRKLPFFASDFYDALHIQALSTILFIYLGTVTNAITFGGLLGDATENMQGVLESFVGTALTGAVFCLLAGQPLTILSSTGPVLVFERLLFNFSKDNGFDYLEFRLWIGLWSGLFCLVLVATDASFLVQYFTRFTEEGFSALISFIFIYDAFKKMIKLGHKNPINTQYDPNLVTHYDCHCMPGNSSLLSDLPPWENSTDVSENATWATLSRDQCLKYGGALVGDACGFVPDITLMSFILFFGTYACSMALKQFKTSRFFPTTVRKLISDFAIILTILVFCGVDALVGVNTPKLIVPSEFKPTSPHRGWFVPPFGGNPWWVYLAAALPALLVTILIFMDQQITAVIVNRKEHKLKKGAGYHLDLFWVAILMIICSFMGLPWYVAATVISIAHIDSLKMETQTSAPGEQPKFLGVREQRVTGIFVFILTGLSVFMAPILKFIPMPVLYGVFLYMGVASLNGVQFMDRLKLLLMPAKHQPDLIYLRHVPQRRIHLFTFIQGLCLALLWILKSTVAAIIFPVMILALVAVRKAMDYLFSQHDLSYLDDVIPEKDKKKKEDEKKKKQKKKGSIDSEIDFSDYPYHENIPTIKISMDMMEQEPMLGDKCLHRDDSQTFLNAHSPC; translated from the exons tttctcctgctgagaGGATAAGATTCATCCTAGGAGAGGAGGACGATGGCCCCCCGCCGCCTCAGCTCTTCACCGAGCTGGACGAACTGCTGGCTGTGGACGGGCAGGAGATGGAGTGGAAGGAAACAGCCAG ATGGATCAAGTtcgaggagaaggtggagaagggTGGCGAGCGCTGGAGCAAGCCTCACGTGGCCACGCTGTCGTTGCACAGCTTGATGGAGCTTAAAATGTGCATCGAGAAGGGTACCATCATGCTGGACCTGGAGGCCACCACGCTACCGCAGGTCGTTG AGACCATCATCGACAGCCACGTCGAGAGCGGGCAGTTGAAAGCCGACCTGAAGGAGAAGGTCATGTACACGCTGTTGCGGAAGCATCGCCACCAAACCAAGAAGTCCAACCTGCGCTCCCTCGCCGACATCGGCAAGAGCGTGTCCAGCGCGAGTCGACTGTTCTCCAACCAAGAGAATG GTAGCCCAACCACCGCCCACCGGAACCTCACCTCCAACAGCCTGGGTGACTTTTCTGACAAACCAGAGAAAGATCAG CTGAAGAATAAATTCATGAAAAAGCTGCCACGAGATGCAGAGGCCTCAAACGTCCTGGTCGGCGAGGTCGACTTCCTGGAGAACCCCTTTGTGGCGTTTGTGCGTCTGCAGCAGGCGGTCATGTTGGGGGCTCTGACTGAGGTTCCCGTGCCAACGAG ATTCCTCTTTATCCTGCTGGGGCCGAAGGGGAAAGCTAAGTCCTATCATGAAATCGGAAGAGCCATCGCCACCCTGATGTCAGACGAG GTCTTCCATGATATTGCCTACAAAGCCAAGAACAGACAGGACCTGCTGGCGGGCATTGAAGAGTTCCTGGATGAGGTCATCGTCCTCCCCCCTGGAGAATGGGACCCTGACATCAGGATAGAGCCGCCCAAGTCGCTGCCGTCCTCAGACAAGAG GAAGAACATGTACGCTGGAGTGGAGGCGCCACAGATGAATGGCGACACACAACACGACGCGGGACACGGtgcagcggggggagggggcggcggcggGCACCAGGTTGGAGAGGAGCTTCAGCACACTGGGAA GTTCTGCGGCGGGCTCGTCCTTGACGTCAAGCGGAAGCTGCCGTTTTTTGCCAGCGACTTCTACGACGCGCTCCACATCCAAGCTCTCTCCACCATCCTGTTCATCTACCTTGGCACGGTCACCAACGCCATCACCTTTGGAGGCTTACTCGGGGACGCCACGGAAAACATGCAG GGAGTGCTGGAAAGCTTCGTGGGCACGGCTCTGACGGGGGCAGTGTTCTGCCTGCTCGCCGGGCAGCCGCTGACCATTCTCAGCAGCACGGGCCCGGTTCTCGTCTTCGAAAGGCTTCTCTTTAATTTTAGCAA AGACAACGGGTTCGACTACCTCGAGTTCCGGCTGTGGATCGGCCTGTGGTCGGGCTTGTTCTGCCTGGTGCTCGTCGCCACGGACGCCAGCTTCCTGGTGCAGTACTTCACGCGCTTCACAGAAGAGGGCTTCTCCGCTCTCATCAGCTTTATCTTCATCTACGACGCTTTCAAAAAGATGATAAAGCTGGGCCATAAGAATCCCATAAACACCCAGTACGACCCCAACCTCGTCACTCACTACGACTGCCACTGCATGCCTG GCAACTCCTCATTACTCTCCGATCTCCCTCCCTGGGAAAACAGCACAGATGTG TCGGAGAATGCCACCTGGGCTACTCTGTCCAGGGATCAGTGTCTCAAGTATGGGGGGGCTCTGGTGGGAGACGCCTGTGGTTTTGTGCCTGACATCACCCTGATGTCCTTCATTTTGTTCTTTGGAACTTACGCCTGCTCCATGGCTCTGAAGCAGTTCAAGACGAGCCGATTCTTCCCCACAACG GTGAGGAAGCTGATCAGCGACTTTGCCATCATCTTGACCATTTTGGTCTTCTGTGGCGTGGATGCCTTGGTCGGTGTGAACACTCCGAAGCTCATTGTGCCAAGTGAATTCAAG CCTACAAGTCCACATAGGGGCTGGTTCGTCCCACCTTTTGGTGGGAACCCCTGGTGGGTTTACCTGgctgctgcacttcctgcaCTCCTGGTCACCATTCTGATATTTATGGATCAGCAAATCACTGCGGTGATTGTCAACAGGAAGGAGCACAAACTCAAG aAAGGGGCAGGCTATCACTTGGACCTTTTCTGGGTGGCCATCCTCATGATTATCTGCTCTTTCATGGGCCTTCCCTGGTACGTGGCTGCTACTGTCATCTCCATTGCCCACATCGACTCACTGAAGATGGAGACGCAGACGTCGGCACCCGGAGAGCAGCCTAAATTCCTTGGTGTGAG ggaACAAAGAGTCACTGGAATTTTTGTTTTCATACTGACGGGACTCTCTGTCTTCATGGCCCCCATCTTAAAG TTCATTCCTATGCCTGTCCTCTATGGCGTGTTCCTCTACATGGGTGTGGCTTCACTCAATGGAGTTCAG TTTATGGACcgtctgaagctgctcctgatGCCAGCCAAACACCAGCCTGACCTGATCTACCTGCGGCACGTCCCCCAGAGACGTATCCACCTCTTCACCTTTATCCAGGGCCTGTGTTTGGCTCTCCTGTGGATCCTCAAGTCCACAGTGGCTGCCATCATCTTCCCCGTTATG attTTGGCGTTGGTTGCCGTACGTAAGGCGATGGACTACTTGTTCTCCCAACATGACCTCAGCTACCTGGACGACGTCATCCCtgagaaggacaagaagaagaaggaggatgagaagaaaaagaaacagaagaagaagggaaGCATCGACAGCGAGATTGACTTT TCCGACTATCCCTACCATGAAAATATCCCCACTATAAAAATCTCTATGGATATGATGGAGCAGGAACCCATGTTGGGGGATAAATGTTTGCATA gaGATGACTCGCAGACTTTCCTTAATGCCCATTCGCCGTGCTGA
- the LOC130517545 gene encoding probable global transcription activator SNF2L2 isoform X3, whose protein sequence is MMGRISIVTSLQLKLPPDTGEVRSPEEMEEDVGLKKRKSDHDGEKQTQAGQETGEKVKRKRGRPPAVKLPPNPPELTRTLSMLVDMVIHYKDGLGRQISKGFVQLPSKKEVPEYYELIRKPVDFRRIRERVRNHKYRSVGDLEKDIYLLCHNAQTYNLEGSQIYEDSIVIKSVFESARQRIVTNEQQKETVSTSHSDNGGEAGDQFAPSAGKPQPGQIKKANEERNRNPTDKRRHTHLGSDKDVEDNTAKDEG, encoded by the exons ATGATGGGCAGGATTTCTATTGTTACATCTCTTCAGTTGAAGCTTCCT CCTGACACAGGAGAGGTCAGATCCccggaggagatggaggaggacgtgggtCTGAAGAAGCGTAAGAGCGATCACGATGGGGAGAAACAGACGCAGGCCGGACAGGAAACGGGTGAAAAGGTCAAAAGGAAGCGAGGTCGCCCGCCAGCTGTGAAGCTGCCTCCGAATCCACCCGAGCTCACCAGAACGCTGAGCATGCTGGTAGATATGGTTATCCACTACAAAGATGG GTTGGGTCGGCAGATCAGTAAAGGATTTGTGCAGCTTCCCTCTAAGAAAGAAGTACCCGAGTACTATGAGCTGATCCGAAAGCCCGTAGACTTCAGAAGGATCAGG GAACGCGTACGCAATCACAAGTACAGAAGCGTGGGGGATTTGGAAAAAGACATTTACCTCCTGTGCCACAATGCCCAGACTTATAACCTGGAGGGCTCTCAG ATCTACGAGGATTCAATCGTCATCAAGTCCGTGTTTGAGAGCGCGAGGCAGAGGATTGTCACAAACGAGCAGCAGAAAGAGACCGTTAGCACCAGTCACAGCGATAATGGTGGGGAGGCTGGAGACCAGTTCGCCCCATCAGCGG GGAAACCGCAACCAGGCCAGATAAAGAAAGCAAAtgaggagagaaacagaaatcCCACCGACAAGAGGCGTCACACTCATTTAGGCAGTGATAAAGATGTAGAGGATAACACCGCAAAGGATGAAGGCTGA
- the LOC130517545 gene encoding probable global transcription activator SNF2L2 isoform X1, whose protein sequence is MKTLRFSSPPFWALLLSDQLMKRLAARRYAGLLILSPTAAADPDKQPADRSQRYLRLCEPIPRLHRRSLCLQPDTGEVRSPEEMEEDVGLKKRKSDHDGEKQTQAGQETGEKVKRKRGRPPAVKLPPNPPELTRTLSMLVDMVIHYKDGLGRQISKGFVQLPSKKEVPEYYELIRKPVDFRRIRERVRNHKYRSVGDLEKDIYLLCHNAQTYNLEGSQIYEDSIVIKSVFESARQRIVTNEQQKETVSTSHSDNGGEAGDQFAPSAGKPQPGQIKKANEERNRNPTDKRRHTHLGSDKDVEDNTAKDEG, encoded by the exons ATGAAAACATTGCGCTTTTCTTCTCCCCCCTTCTGGGCTCTGCTTCTGAGTGATCAGCTGATGAAGAGACTAGCAGCTCGCCGCTATGCTGGTTTGCTAATTCTCTcccccacagctgcagccgatCCTGATAAGCAGCCCGCAGACCGCAGCCAG CGTTACCTTCGCCTCTGTGAACCTATTCCACGTCTCCACCGTCGCTCCCTCTGCTTGCAGCCTGACACAGGAGAGGTCAGATCCccggaggagatggaggaggacgtgggtCTGAAGAAGCGTAAGAGCGATCACGATGGGGAGAAACAGACGCAGGCCGGACAGGAAACGGGTGAAAAGGTCAAAAGGAAGCGAGGTCGCCCGCCAGCTGTGAAGCTGCCTCCGAATCCACCCGAGCTCACCAGAACGCTGAGCATGCTGGTAGATATGGTTATCCACTACAAAGATGG GTTGGGTCGGCAGATCAGTAAAGGATTTGTGCAGCTTCCCTCTAAGAAAGAAGTACCCGAGTACTATGAGCTGATCCGAAAGCCCGTAGACTTCAGAAGGATCAGG GAACGCGTACGCAATCACAAGTACAGAAGCGTGGGGGATTTGGAAAAAGACATTTACCTCCTGTGCCACAATGCCCAGACTTATAACCTGGAGGGCTCTCAG ATCTACGAGGATTCAATCGTCATCAAGTCCGTGTTTGAGAGCGCGAGGCAGAGGATTGTCACAAACGAGCAGCAGAAAGAGACCGTTAGCACCAGTCACAGCGATAATGGTGGGGAGGCTGGAGACCAGTTCGCCCCATCAGCGG GGAAACCGCAACCAGGCCAGATAAAGAAAGCAAAtgaggagagaaacagaaatcCCACCGACAAGAGGCGTCACACTCATTTAGGCAGTGATAAAGATGTAGAGGATAACACCGCAAAGGATGAAGGCTGA
- the LOC130517545 gene encoding probable global transcription activator SNF2L2 isoform X2 — translation MKTLRFSSPPFWALLLSDQLMKRLAARRYAGLLILSPTAAADPDKQPADRSQPDTGEVRSPEEMEEDVGLKKRKSDHDGEKQTQAGQETGEKVKRKRGRPPAVKLPPNPPELTRTLSMLVDMVIHYKDGLGRQISKGFVQLPSKKEVPEYYELIRKPVDFRRIRERVRNHKYRSVGDLEKDIYLLCHNAQTYNLEGSQIYEDSIVIKSVFESARQRIVTNEQQKETVSTSHSDNGGEAGDQFAPSAGKPQPGQIKKANEERNRNPTDKRRHTHLGSDKDVEDNTAKDEG, via the exons ATGAAAACATTGCGCTTTTCTTCTCCCCCCTTCTGGGCTCTGCTTCTGAGTGATCAGCTGATGAAGAGACTAGCAGCTCGCCGCTATGCTGGTTTGCTAATTCTCTcccccacagctgcagccgatCCTGATAAGCAGCCCGCAGACCGCAGCCAG CCTGACACAGGAGAGGTCAGATCCccggaggagatggaggaggacgtgggtCTGAAGAAGCGTAAGAGCGATCACGATGGGGAGAAACAGACGCAGGCCGGACAGGAAACGGGTGAAAAGGTCAAAAGGAAGCGAGGTCGCCCGCCAGCTGTGAAGCTGCCTCCGAATCCACCCGAGCTCACCAGAACGCTGAGCATGCTGGTAGATATGGTTATCCACTACAAAGATGG GTTGGGTCGGCAGATCAGTAAAGGATTTGTGCAGCTTCCCTCTAAGAAAGAAGTACCCGAGTACTATGAGCTGATCCGAAAGCCCGTAGACTTCAGAAGGATCAGG GAACGCGTACGCAATCACAAGTACAGAAGCGTGGGGGATTTGGAAAAAGACATTTACCTCCTGTGCCACAATGCCCAGACTTATAACCTGGAGGGCTCTCAG ATCTACGAGGATTCAATCGTCATCAAGTCCGTGTTTGAGAGCGCGAGGCAGAGGATTGTCACAAACGAGCAGCAGAAAGAGACCGTTAGCACCAGTCACAGCGATAATGGTGGGGAGGCTGGAGACCAGTTCGCCCCATCAGCGG GGAAACCGCAACCAGGCCAGATAAAGAAAGCAAAtgaggagagaaacagaaatcCCACCGACAAGAGGCGTCACACTCATTTAGGCAGTGATAAAGATGTAGAGGATAACACCGCAAAGGATGAAGGCTGA